The following are from one region of the Stigmatella ashevillena genome:
- a CDS encoding ribonuclease HII — MSSVEQLLRTPLAELTDRYLVRAQPVPSGLLEALEADGRQGARTLAKRIRSRQEKNRAEGQRLRHLLRFEMELWEQGLERVAGVDEAGMAPLAGPVVAAAAILPRNYRLKGLDDSKKILDAERREELATTLKRDAVAWAVGMAEVEEIDRLNIYHAGLLAMRRAVLGLGLTPDYALVDARKIPECPCPQRGIIRGDALSMSIAAASILAKTSRDRLMGELDTRYPGYGLAVHKGYPTPQHVKALREKGVLPIHRRSFGPVREALGGLPTQTELFSPAPVPRP, encoded by the coding sequence ATGTCCAGTGTGGAACAGCTCCTTCGGACCCCCCTCGCCGAGTTGACCGACCGCTATCTCGTGCGAGCCCAACCGGTCCCTTCGGGGCTGCTGGAGGCCTTGGAGGCGGACGGCCGTCAAGGGGCTCGAACGCTCGCCAAGCGCATCCGGAGCCGCCAGGAGAAGAACCGCGCCGAGGGCCAGCGGCTGCGCCATCTGCTGCGCTTCGAGATGGAGTTGTGGGAGCAGGGCCTGGAGCGCGTGGCGGGCGTGGACGAAGCGGGAATGGCGCCCTTGGCGGGCCCGGTGGTCGCCGCCGCGGCCATTCTGCCCCGGAACTACCGCCTCAAGGGGCTGGACGACTCGAAGAAGATTCTGGACGCGGAGCGGCGCGAGGAGCTGGCCACCACCCTCAAGCGGGATGCGGTGGCCTGGGCGGTCGGCATGGCGGAGGTCGAGGAGATCGACCGCCTCAACATCTACCACGCGGGGCTCCTGGCCATGCGGCGGGCCGTGCTGGGCCTGGGTCTCACACCGGACTACGCCCTGGTGGACGCGCGCAAGATCCCCGAGTGCCCATGCCCCCAGCGCGGCATCATTCGAGGGGATGCGCTCTCGATGAGCATCGCGGCGGCCTCCATCCTCGCGAAGACGTCGCGGGACCGGCTGATGGGGGAGCTGGACACGCGCTATCCAGGCTATGGGCTGGCGGTCCACAAGGGCTACCCCACCCCCCAGCACGTGAAGGCCCTCCGGGAGAAGGGCGTGCTGCCCATTCACCGCCGGAGCTTTGGGCCGGTCCGAGAGGCCCTGGGTGGGCTGCCCACACAAACGGAACTCTTCTCCCCTGCCCCGGTCCCCCGCCCGTGA
- a CDS encoding carboxypeptidase-like regulatory domain-containing protein, with product MDQGDDTCAEGLVTLSVQVVTAEGVPVKGATVTATSVETEQSITGVTDETGTSRAVNESLAPGKTLLSAIAGPKVSSATEVEWTCDGCHCTPLPGTVQLQLNP from the coding sequence GTGGACCAAGGCGACGACACGTGCGCGGAGGGGCTCGTCACATTGAGTGTGCAGGTGGTGACCGCCGAAGGGGTCCCCGTCAAGGGCGCCACGGTGACCGCGACGAGCGTGGAGACGGAGCAGAGCATCACCGGCGTCACGGACGAGACTGGCACCAGCCGGGCGGTGAATGAATCCCTGGCCCCCGGAAAGACGCTCCTGAGCGCGATCGCCGGGCCCAAGGTCTCTTCTGCCACCGAGGTGGAGTGGACGTGTGATGGTTGCCACTGCACCCCCCTGCCCGGAACGGTCCAGCTTCAGCTCAACCCATAG
- a CDS encoding PIG-L deacetylase family protein, translating into MKTALFLSPHLDDVAFSCGGMLARLKARRWRIVLATVFTRSVAHPTGFALACQTDKGLGPDVDYMALRRAEDRSFAAWMGVDQLVWMDLPEAPHRGYHSPGALFAPPRRDDDIIPTLEEKLSLLIDEVRPDLVLAPQALGSHVDHVQLVRVLPSLNVQVSQVLWYRDTPYAVRQPSAKPDLSLPDGLRPLAVNVTAELPRKVAGCVCYRSQLPFQFGGEEAVAPLLESFHQLEAEAHGQPGHAEVFLAGSTLEPEWRGLL; encoded by the coding sequence ATGAAGACCGCCCTCTTCCTGTCTCCCCACCTGGACGACGTCGCCTTCTCCTGCGGCGGGATGCTGGCCCGGTTGAAGGCGCGGCGGTGGAGGATCGTCCTGGCCACCGTGTTCACCCGCTCGGTGGCCCATCCCACGGGCTTCGCCCTGGCGTGTCAGACAGACAAGGGCCTGGGTCCGGACGTGGACTACATGGCGCTGCGCCGGGCGGAGGACCGCTCCTTCGCGGCATGGATGGGCGTGGATCAGCTCGTGTGGATGGACTTACCGGAAGCCCCTCACCGGGGCTACCACAGCCCAGGCGCCCTCTTCGCCCCACCGCGCAGGGACGACGACATCATCCCCACGCTGGAGGAGAAGCTCTCCCTGTTGATCGACGAAGTGCGCCCGGACCTGGTGCTCGCCCCCCAAGCCCTGGGCAGTCACGTGGATCACGTGCAGTTGGTCCGGGTGTTGCCCTCCCTGAACGTTCAGGTGTCCCAGGTCCTCTGGTACCGCGACACCCCCTACGCCGTGCGGCAGCCCAGTGCGAAGCCGGATCTGTCCCTTCCCGACGGCCTGCGGCCCCTGGCCGTGAACGTGACGGCCGAACTGCCCCGCAAGGTCGCCGGGTGTGTGTGCTACCGCAGCCAGCTCCCCTTCCAGTTCGGAGGGGAAGAGGCCGTGGCCCCCCTTCTGGAGTCCTTCCACCAACTGGAAGCGGAGGCGCATGGCCAGCCGGGCCACGCGGAAGTGTTCCTCGCGGGAAGCACGCTCGAGCCCGAATGGCGAGGGCTCCTCTGA
- a CDS encoding glycosyltransferase family 4 protein produces MSQNALRICFISRRFFPAISGMSVYALNLVKELVACGHDVTMVSQYRNDAAGASVYGGGPPPGIPGARVLGRESQGEQRINDGLPASFEQDVEDMVATVEREHRERPFDLIHAQYGYPCGLAALEASRRLGLPNAVSIQGGDGHWVGTCCGTHKQAMLAVLGHSGALLIGSRSFAEEVQGHHGTPLERFTFVPGATDTRRFHPREGQAPGALRDPPVLLYHGRVDARKGVMELLDAVKQLVVRDGRRLKLLVSGIGPDVDAVKARVANEGLRGSVELTGYSAYEDAPGLYRQGDLFVSPTYAEGFSNTILEAMATGLPIVSTQAVGVLDCLEDGRNGLLVPPRDAGALADAIARVLDDAVLRRRLARTALAEARALYSWQAVGRQIQQVYADLLGTQPDTRWTNVYDPATTESTADLSCRFRSAPHLL; encoded by the coding sequence ATGAGCCAGAACGCCCTGCGCATCTGCTTCATCTCCCGGCGCTTCTTCCCGGCCATCTCGGGCATGAGCGTCTATGCCCTCAACCTGGTGAAAGAGCTGGTGGCGTGCGGCCACGACGTGACGATGGTCAGCCAGTACCGCAACGACGCCGCGGGGGCCTCGGTCTACGGCGGGGGACCGCCCCCCGGCATTCCAGGCGCCCGGGTGCTGGGACGCGAGTCCCAGGGCGAGCAACGGATCAACGACGGCCTGCCGGCCAGCTTCGAGCAAGATGTCGAGGACATGGTCGCCACCGTGGAGCGGGAACACCGCGAGCGCCCTTTTGATCTCATCCACGCGCAGTACGGCTACCCGTGCGGCCTGGCGGCCCTGGAGGCGAGCCGACGGCTGGGGCTGCCCAATGCCGTGTCAATCCAGGGAGGAGACGGACACTGGGTGGGCACCTGCTGCGGCACCCACAAGCAGGCCATGCTGGCGGTGCTGGGCCACTCCGGGGCGCTGCTGATCGGCAGCCGGAGCTTCGCCGAGGAAGTCCAGGGCCACCACGGCACCCCGCTGGAGCGCTTCACCTTCGTTCCCGGCGCCACGGACACCCGCCGCTTCCACCCTCGCGAGGGCCAGGCCCCCGGAGCGCTGAGGGATCCACCCGTCCTGCTCTACCACGGCCGCGTGGATGCGCGGAAAGGCGTGATGGAGCTGCTGGACGCCGTGAAGCAACTGGTGGTGCGGGATGGGCGCCGGCTGAAGCTCCTCGTCTCCGGCATTGGTCCGGATGTGGACGCCGTGAAGGCCCGGGTGGCGAACGAGGGCCTGCGGGGCAGCGTGGAGCTCACCGGGTACTCCGCGTACGAAGATGCGCCTGGGCTGTACCGGCAAGGGGACCTCTTCGTCTCGCCGACCTACGCGGAGGGCTTCTCCAACACCATCCTCGAGGCCATGGCGACCGGGCTTCCCATCGTCTCCACCCAGGCGGTGGGGGTGCTGGACTGCCTGGAAGATGGGCGCAACGGCCTGCTCGTGCCCCCCCGGGACGCAGGGGCGCTGGCCGACGCCATCGCCCGCGTGCTGGACGATGCGGTCTTGCGGCGCCGCCTGGCCCGCACCGCCCTGGCTGAGGCGCGAGCGCTGTACTCGTGGCAAGCGGTGGGCCGGCAGATCCAACAGGTCTACGCGGACCTCCTGGGCACCCAGCCAGACACGCGCTGGACGAATGTCTACGACCCCGCCACCACCGAGTCCACGGCGGACCTCTCCTGCCGCTTCCGGAGCGCGCCCCACCTGCTATGA
- a CDS encoding sugar phosphate isomerase/epimerase family protein, whose protein sequence is MTLRFAYNTNGAANHRLGDALRLIADSGYDGVALTLDHHHFDPFAPNLIRRSEMLAGLLEHLGLGLVVETGARFLLNPRAKHEPTLISPEAAGRAHRLDFLCRAVDICATCRGEAVSFWAGVPRRGEVALKDAWRWLVDGVARLSDHAASRGVVLAMEPEPGMLVETVDAWHHLQEEVKLLGAAPFKLALDVGHLMVTQERDPADAVREFAPVLGTVALEDMKRGVHEHLPFGEGDMDIVSVLRELLQARYDRLVCIELSRDAHRAHTMIPTALEWLRARLPSDAGVAA, encoded by the coding sequence ATGACGTTGCGCTTTGCGTACAACACCAACGGAGCCGCCAACCATCGCCTCGGAGACGCCCTGCGGCTCATCGCCGACAGTGGCTACGACGGCGTTGCCCTCACGTTGGATCACCACCACTTCGATCCCTTCGCGCCCAACTTGATCCGCCGCTCGGAGATGCTGGCGGGGTTGCTGGAGCATCTCGGGCTCGGACTGGTGGTGGAGACAGGGGCGCGCTTCCTGCTCAACCCACGGGCCAAGCATGAGCCCACGCTGATCAGCCCCGAGGCGGCGGGCCGGGCGCACAGGCTCGATTTCCTGTGCCGGGCGGTGGACATCTGCGCCACCTGCCGGGGCGAGGCGGTCTCCTTCTGGGCGGGCGTGCCACGGCGGGGCGAGGTGGCGCTGAAGGACGCCTGGCGCTGGCTGGTGGACGGCGTGGCCCGCTTGTCGGACCATGCCGCCTCGAGGGGCGTGGTGCTCGCGATGGAGCCCGAGCCCGGCATGCTGGTGGAGACGGTGGATGCCTGGCACCACCTCCAGGAAGAGGTGAAGCTCCTGGGGGCGGCCCCCTTCAAGCTGGCCCTGGACGTCGGACACCTCATGGTGACCCAGGAGCGCGACCCCGCGGACGCCGTGCGTGAGTTCGCCCCGGTGCTCGGCACGGTGGCCCTGGAGGACATGAAGCGAGGGGTGCACGAACACCTGCCCTTCGGCGAAGGGGACATGGACATCGTCTCGGTGCTCCGGGAACTCCTCCAGGCGCGCTACGACCGGCTCGTCTGCATCGAGCTCTCCCGGGACGCGCACCGGGCGCACACCATGATTCCCACCGCGCTCGAATGGCTCCGGGCCCGGCTTCCCTCGGACGCAGGGGTGGCGGCATGA